The genomic region CTGTTGTCGATCACCGGCTCGGGGATGAACGGCGTCCAGTTGGCCGTGTCTACGTAAAAAGCGCCCACGATGATGACAAAAATCACGGCGGCCACCTTCATAATCACGATCAGGTTGTTGGTGCTGGCGGCTTCCTTAATCCCTTTGACGAGGATGTAGGTAACGACGAGCACGATCAGGAAGGCCGGCAGGTTCATGGCAAAGGTGAACTCGGGAATGGCCTCCCCGGCCGCACGCAGCTTTTCGGCTTTTTCCTGGGCCGTTACCGGGTCATTCATCAGCCAGAGCGGCGGGTGAATGTTGAAGAGGTGCATCAGCTTTTCGAAATAGCCCGACCAGCTTACGGCAACCGTTGTGGCGCCCATCATGTATTCCAGAATAAGATTCCAGCCGATCAGCCAGGCGAACAACTCGCCTACTGTACCATAGGAATAGGCATATGCGGAGCCTTCTACCGGCAGAATGGAGGCAAACTCGGCGTAGCAGAGCGCAGCGAACGTACAGGCAACACCGGCCAGAACAAACGAGAGCGCCAGCGCCGGACCTGCCCAGTCGTGGGCGGCAATCCCCGTCAGTACAAAAATCCCGCCCCCGATAACGGCCCCAATGCCCAGTGAGGTCAGCCCCCAACGGCTCAGGACGCGTTTTAGTTCGCTTTTTTTCATATCCGCTTCATAAGCGGACAGAGGCTTTTTACGCCAGACACTGGTGTCTCTTACTTGGGTCTTTGTTTCCATGCAGGAAGTGTAATAAGGAGGTAAAGTGTACGTATAACGAAACAGCGTTTTGCGATTTTATGAGTAAGGTACGAAAAAAATGATTGATAGGTTGAATGATTGAATGACTGATTCAATGTGGCAAAGCCGGTCAATCATTCAATCACTCAACCTATCAATCATTCCTTATGCCTTCGCAGGCTTCGCGCCTTTCACGACTTCCGGCGTTACCGGCGTCTCATTGTCCTGGTCGCGGCTCAGGGCATCGACCACGATGGGCGTCGCGACGAACAGGGACGAGTACGTACCGACAATAACCCCGATCAGCATCGCGAACGAGAAGCCCCGGATGGTTTCGCCGCCGAAGATGAACAGCACGATCAGCACCAGCATCGTCGAGATACCCGTCACGGCCGTACGGCTCAGCGTCGAGTTCAGGGCGTTGTTGATGATGGTCGGGATGCTTTCCTTCTTGCCCTTGTTTTCGTTCAGATACTCCCGAACGCGGTCAAAGACAACGACGGTGTCGTTCATCGAATAACCCATGATCGTCAGCAGGGCACCCACAAATGCCTGGTCAATATCGAGCGAGAACGGCAGGAACCCGTTTCCGATGGAGAAGATAGCCAGAATCACGAGAACGTCGTGGAACAGGGCCACCACGGCACCGTAGCCGAAAGCGAGTTTCTTAAACCGGATCAGGATGTAGCCAAACACCACCGCAACCGCCAGCAGAATCGACCAGCCGGCCGAGTAGATCAGGTCGTTGGCAATCGTCGGACCTACTTTCTGCGAGCTTTCGATAGAGCCTTTGTTGCCCGTCACTTTGGCAAGACCGGAATTGATTTTTGATTCCGCCTGCTTGTCGGCCTCCGGAGAGGTTTCCTCGGCCAGATAGCTCGTCGTAACGCGCACCTGGTTCGATCCCCCGTAGGTTTTCACTTCCGGAGCCTGGCCCAGTTCCTGCGTCAGAGCTTCGCGCACGTCGTCGGTGCTGACGGTCTGTTCAAAACGAACCACATACGAGCGGCCACCTTTGAAGTCAACGCCCAGCCCGAAGCCTTTGATCAGGACAGAAACAATCCCGGCTCCGATGATGACGGACGAAATGGTATAGTACAGCTTGCGGCGCGAGACGAAATCGAAGGCCGAATCTTTGAAGAGGTTCTTCGACCAGGTCGAGCCGAACGCCAGCGTTTTGCCGTTTTTCACGTACGATTCGAGGATGATCCGCGTAATGAAAATGGCCGCAAACAGGGACGTCAGAATACCGATGACCAGCGTCGTGGCAAAGCCCAGGATCAGACCCGTACCGAAGATGAACAGGATCACACCCGTCAGCAACGTCGTTACGTTGGAGTCGATGATGGACGAATACGCGTTGCTGAAACCGTCCGAAATGGCCTGCTTGAACGGCTTGCCCAGCGCCAGCTCTTCCTTGATCCGTTCGAAAATCAGAACGTTGGCGTCAACGGCCATACCGATCGTCAGGACGATACCGGCAATACCCGGCATGGTGAGTACCGCACCCAGCGAGGCCATGACGCCCATCAGGAAGAACAGGTTCACAAACAGGGCCAAATCGGCAATGAAACCGGCCGTGCCGTAGTAGAGCACCACGAACACCAGTACGATCGCCAGACCGACCAGCGACGACATTACCCCGGCGTTGACCGCCTCAGAACCCAGCGTAGCACCAACAACCGCTTCTTCCACAATGTTGGTCGGGGCGGGCAGTTTACCGGCTTTCAGGACGTTGGACATGTCCTTCGTTTCTTCCACCGTAAAGTTACCCGTGATGCTCGAAGAGCCGTTCGGAATTTCGTTCTGCACGGTCGGAGCCGTGTACACGTAGTTGTCGAGAATGATCGCTACCGGACGACCAATATTGTTGGCCGTCAGCGTACGCCATTTGCGGGCACCTTCGGCGTTCATGCGCATCGTCACTTCCGGACGGCCGCGGTCGTCGTAGTCGCTGGACGCGTCCACGATCACGTCGCCTTCCAGCGGAGCCCTGGCACCCGGCTTGCGGATAAAGTACAGCGGCAGAATTTCCTTGCCGTCGGTTCCGGCCATCGGCTTGCGATCCCAGGTGATGGCGGCATCCGCCGGGAACATGGCTCTAACTTCCGGACGATTCAGGATTTCGTTGGCACGGCCCGTATCTTTCAGGAAAACGCCAAGCTGGTTCTGCGAAATGGGCACGAACAGCTGCGTCAAAGCGGCATTCTGGGCGGCCTGAGCCGTGGTATCGTTCTTGGCCGAATCGCCTTTGGCAATCTGGTTGCGCTGAGCCAGCTGGGCTTCGAGGCTGGAAGCTCCTTTTTTGGCGGTATCGGCAGCAGCCGTCGCCGGCGTCGCTTTGGCGGCCGCTTTACGGGTGGCTTCTTCCTGCACCAGGTACGCGCCCAGCTGGTCGAGGCCCGCCGCTACGTCGTTCAGCAGGTAAACTTCCGCAAATTCCAGTTTGGCCGCTCCGGACAGCAGGCGGCGCACCCGCTCGGGGTTGTCTACGCCCGGCAGTTCGATCAGGATGCGGTTGGTGCCCGGCAGACGCTGGATGTTCGGGTT from Tellurirhabdus rosea harbors:
- the secDF gene encoding protein translocase subunit SecDF → MQNKTGIVILTGVIAAICIYFLSFTFVSRSIKQDAENYASVNGKVDFTRQQRYIDSLWKEPVYLGSTLKEVTERELGLGLDLQGGMHVVLEVAPADIVRGLAGGSRDPKLNDALRKASTASKTSQSSYVDLFIDAYKDSAPGSRLADVFANSANRGRISRQSSDAEVRQMLNQEVEGAIGRAFQIIQARVDKFGVANPNIQRLPGTNRILIELPGVDNPERVRRLLSGAAKLEFAEVYLLNDVAAGLDQLGAYLVQEEATRKAAAKATPATAAADTAKKGASSLEAQLAQRNQIAKGDSAKNDTTAQAAQNAALTQLFVPISQNQLGVFLKDTGRANEILNRPEVRAMFPADAAITWDRKPMAGTDGKEILPLYFIRKPGARAPLEGDVIVDASSDYDDRGRPEVTMRMNAEGARKWRTLTANNIGRPVAIILDNYVYTAPTVQNEIPNGSSSITGNFTVEETKDMSNVLKAGKLPAPTNIVEEAVVGATLGSEAVNAGVMSSLVGLAIVLVFVVLYYGTAGFIADLALFVNLFFLMGVMASLGAVLTMPGIAGIVLTIGMAVDANVLIFERIKEELALGKPFKQAISDGFSNAYSSIIDSNVTTLLTGVILFIFGTGLILGFATTLVIGILTSLFAAIFITRIILESYVKNGKTLAFGSTWSKNLFKDSAFDFVSRRKLYYTISSVIIGAGIVSVLIKGFGLGVDFKGGRSYVVRFEQTVSTDDVREALTQELGQAPEVKTYGGSNQVRVTTSYLAEETSPEADKQAESKINSGLAKVTGNKGSIESSQKVGPTIANDLIYSAGWSILLAVAVVFGYILIRFKKLAFGYGAVVALFHDVLVILAIFSIGNGFLPFSLDIDQAFVGALLTIMGYSMNDTVVVFDRVREYLNENKGKKESIPTIINNALNSTLSRTAVTGISTMLVLIVLFIFGGETIRGFSFAMLIGVIVGTYSSLFVATPIVVDALSRDQDNETPVTPEVVKGAKPAKA